From the genome of Populus alba chromosome 10, ASM523922v2, whole genome shotgun sequence, one region includes:
- the LOC118045876 gene encoding LEAF RUST 10 DISEASE-RESISTANCEUS RECEPTOR-LIKE PROTEIN KINASE-like 1.1, which translates to MAPVPLLVFFALFHPLLICASKEDGWPFKNCLPFNCGKLGEIKFPFTNKTSPEKCGPCVVDGCDEDSQRIQLERGGKWFVLHNISQANTISITDEYLRRHLNSNSCDSFNNLSLPASVPYFSILEFSNLTLFKCTDPSVSFPQHLEFNYTGCKNFSIYYTRNTSTLPSPPPTCSILQLPVNKTESYGDIFRLLTATFSIEVFLLFPCYHCYLQRGKCHIIEGKPECIHSIEESKKLRLKLGLEIGSSGMAPVPLLVFFALFHPLLICASEEDGWPFKNCLPFNCGKLGEIWFPFTNNTSPEICGPYAVDGCHENSQRIQLVRGGKWFELNNISQAVFHTSLIYNSPNLNFIQKCTDPSVNFPQHLEFNYTGCKNFSIYYTRNTSLPSPPPTCSILQLPVNKTESYGDIFRLLTANFSIEMFPLFPCHHCYLQRGECQNLEGKPKCIHSIEERKKLRLKLGLGLGVPFMVLIILVSIFFIRWHRHKRAHISSNVNSANASSDPSSKSDPEGDTNYFGVPIFSYSELEEATNNFDSKHELGDGGFGTVYYGKLRDGREVAVKRLYEHNRKRIKQFMNEIQILTRLRHKNLVSLYGCTSCHSRELLLVYEYIPNGTVADHLHHDRAKSGSLTWTIRMRIAIETATALAYLHATDIIHRDVKTNNILLDNNFCVKVADFGLSRLFPNDVTHISTAPQGTPGYLDPEYHQCYQLTAKSDVYSFGVVLIELISSMPAVDMTRNQHEINLATFAMNKIQKCAFDELIDPYLGYKSDEEIKRMTTSVAELAFLCLQQGKEIRPCMNEVLKELKAMESGGYELENLEQEHGDNDASKKKEPPDCDVVALLKNIRSPLSSNSTTDQWFSSSTTPNFSN; encoded by the exons ATGGCTCCCGTCCCTTTGCTAGTTTTCTTTGCCCTCTTTCACCCTTTGCTTATTTGCGCTTCCAAAGAAGATGGCTGGCCCTTCAAGAATTGTCTGCCTTTCAATTGTGGAAAGCTCGGAGAAATCAAGTTCCCATTCACCAACAAAACAAGTCCTGAGAAATGCGGTCCCTGTGTGGTGGATGGCTGTGACGAAGATTCTCAAAGGATCCAATTAGAAAGGGGAGGAAAATGGTTTGTACTTCACAACATCTCTCAGGCTAATACCATTTCAATCACTGATGAATATTTACGGAGGCATTTGAATTCCAATTCATGCGATTCCTTCAACAATTTGAGTCTTCCAGCCAGTGTCCCATACTTCTCTATTCTAGAATTCTCCAACCTAACTTTATTCAAATGTACTGACCCCAGTGTCAGTTTTCCTCAGCATCTTGAATTTAACTATACAGGATGCAAGAACTTCAGCATCTATTATACTCGCAACACCAGTACTCTACCTAGTCCTCCACCTACCTGTTCAATTCTTCAGCTCCCAGTGAATAAAACCGAGAGTTATGGTGACATATTCAGGCTGTTAACAGCCACCTTCTCTATTGAAGTGTTCCTATTGTTTCCCTGTTATCATTGTTATTTGCAAAGAGGGAAATGTCACATCATCGAAGGAAAGCCCGAATGCATCCATTCAATTGAAG AGAGcaagaaattgagattgaagctCGGACTAG AAATTGGGAGCTCGGGGATGGCTCCCGTCCCTTTGCTAGTTTTCTTTGCCCTCTTTCACCCTTTGCTTATTTGCGCTTCCGAAGAAGATGGCTGGCCCTTCAAGAATTGTCTGCCTTTCAATTGTGGAAAGCTCGGAGAAATCTGGTTCCCATTCACCAACAACACAAGTCCTGAGATATGCGGTCCCTATGCGGTGGACGGTTGTCACGAAAATTCTCAAAGGATCCAACTAGTAAGGGGAGGAAAATGGTTTGAACTTAACAACATCTCTCAGGCTG TCTTCCATACTTCTCTAATCTACAATTCTCCCAACCTAAACTTTATTCAAAAATGTACTGACCCCAGTGTCAATTTTCCTCAGCATCTTGAATTTAACTATACAGGATGCAAGAACTTCAGCATCTATTATACTCGCAACACCAGTCTACCTAGTCCTCCACCTACCTGTTCAATTCTTCAGCTCCCAGTGAATAAAACCGAGAGTTATGGTGACATATTCAGGCTGTTAACAGCTAACTTCTCAATTGAAATGTTCCCATTGTTTCCCTGTCATCATTGTTATTTGCAAAGAGGGGAATGTCAAAACCTCGAAGGAAAGCCCAAATGCATCCATTCAATTGAAG agagaaaaaaattgagattgaagCTCGGACTAG GTCTCGGAGTCCCTTTCATGGTATTAATAATTTTGGTGTCCATATTCTTCATCCGGTGGCATCGACACAAGAGAGCACACATTTCCTCTAACGTCAATTCAGCAAATGCTTCTTCAGATCCCTCATCAAAATCAGACCCGGAAGGGGACACCAACTACTTTGGGGTCCCCATCTTCTCCTATTCTGAACTTGAAGAAGCCACAAACAACTTCGATTCCAAACACGAACTTGGTGACGGAGGTTTTGGAACTGTATATTACG GCAAACTCCGAGATGGGCGGGAAGTTGCAGTCAAGCGCCTATATGAACACAATCGTAAGAGGATAAAGCAGTTCATGAATGAAATTCAAATCCTTACTCGCCTGCGCCACAAAAATCTTGTGTCTCTTTATGGGTGTACTTCTTGCCACAGCCGCGAGCTCCTCCTTGTCTATGAATACATTCCCAATGGCACAGTTGCAGATCATCTCCATCATGATCGAGCCAAATCTGGTTCACTAACTTGGACTATTCGAATGAGGATTGCCATAGAAACGGCTACCGCATTGGCTTATCTGCATGCTACTGATATCATTCACCGGGATGTAAAAACGAACAATATCCTTCTTGACAACAACTTCTGTGTGAAAGTTGCAGATTTTGGGCTTTCCAGGTTGTTCCCCAACGATGTCACTCACATCTCAACTGCTCCACAGGGAACACCTGGCTATCTTGACCCAGAATACCATCAGTGTTACCAGCTGACAGCTAAGAGTGATGTCTATAGCTTTGGAGTTGTCCTCATTGAGCTCATATCATCAATGCCTGCTGTTGATATGACTAGGAATCAGCATGAGATTAATTTGGCCACATTTGCAATGAACAAGATTCAAAAATGTGCATTTGATGAGTTGATTGACCCATATCTTGGGTACAAGTCAGATgaggaaattaaaagaatgacaaCTTCAGTTGCAGAGTTGGCTTTTTTATGCTTGCAGCAGGGCAAGGAAATCAGACCTTGTATGAATGAGGTGCTAAAGGAACTAAAAGCAATGGAGAGTGGAGGGTATGAGTTGGAGAATCTGGAACAGGAGCATGGCGATAACGAtgcatcaaagaaaaaagaacctcCGGATTGTGATGTGGTTGCATTGCTAAAGAATATCCGGTCACCGCTGTCATCGAATTCCACAACTGATCAGTGGTTTAGCAGTTCTACTACACCTAATTTCAGCAATTAA